One stretch of Thermoprotei archaeon DNA includes these proteins:
- a CDS encoding aldo/keto reductase yields the protein MNYRKVANTKIEISEIGIGIWSVITDWWGSDVNKAEDLLKKAYALGINFYDTADMYADGEGEKILAKVFSSKRDKIIILTKIGYDFYNKKDGKAQQNFGIEYLNFAVMQSLKRLNTDYIDILMLHNPKMGIIKNQIVRDFLMQLKKDSIVRLIGVALGPTLGWKEEGFEAIRQGYEGLEYIYNIIEQQPGIDFLSFPNSDQIGHFIRVPHASDVLLESKWPITYDPKLHRSLKDINWIKRAIENSKELLKFAKSKNMKLSQLAIKFVLSEKKVTSVIPSISNLNELEEFVRAVDYPDLSTDDLKFINIYYKQYYKQLNDESINETIKFK from the coding sequence ATGAATTATAGAAAGGTTGCAAATACAAAAATAGAGATATCGGAAATAGGTATTGGCATTTGGTCAGTAATTACTGATTGGTGGGGTTCAGACGTTAATAAAGCTGAAGATTTATTAAAGAAAGCTTATGCTCTTGGAATAAATTTTTACGATACTGCTGATATGTACGCTGACGGAGAAGGTGAAAAAATTTTAGCTAAAGTGTTTTCGTCTAAAAGAGACAAAATAATAATACTAACGAAAATTGGTTATGATTTTTATAATAAAAAAGATGGAAAAGCTCAACAAAACTTTGGCATAGAATACTTAAACTTTGCAGTAATGCAATCACTAAAAAGATTAAATACAGATTACATTGATATACTAATGTTACATAATCCTAAAATGGGGATAATTAAAAATCAGATAGTTAGGGATTTCCTGATGCAACTTAAAAAGGACAGTATAGTAAGATTAATCGGCGTGGCATTAGGCCCGACATTAGGATGGAAAGAAGAGGGTTTTGAAGCAATTAGGCAAGGTTATGAAGGTTTAGAATATATTTACAACATAATTGAACAACAACCTGGAATTGATTTCCTATCTTTTCCTAATTCAGATCAAATAGGACACTTTATACGAGTCCCACATGCATCAGACGTATTACTAGAAAGCAAATGGCCAATAACTTATGATCCAAAGTTGCATAGAAGTTTAAAAGATATTAACTGGATAAAGAGAGCTATAGAAAATAGTAAAGAATTATTAAAATTTGCAAAATCTAAAAATATGAAACTCTCGCAACTGGCAATAAAATTTGTACTATCAGAAAAGAAGGTCACATCAGTAATACCTAGCATATCAAATTTAAATGAATTAGAAGAATTTGTAAGAGCAGTAGATTATCCAGACTTATCGACTGATGATCTGAAATTCATCAACATTTATTACAAGCAATACTATAAACAATTAAATGACGAAAGTATAAATGAAACAATAAAATTCAAATGA
- a CDS encoding MBL fold metallo-hydrolase → MKVKTFVIGPLNTNCYVVYEDKEAIIIDVGGDPTPIINFLDDELIRPKLILATHGHFDHVLGVSILKKKYSIPFMIHSKDVTFLRNIKGIVKNLIEMYDVRSVLSTLDYVEDPRPDSTFREGSIISVGKISLKVLETPGHTLGSSCFLSYNTLFSGDTLFKGSIGRMDFGGDVNLMKISLKKLKKLPDNFIVYPGHGPVTTLGYEKTTNQFLINPDML, encoded by the coding sequence TTGAAAGTTAAGACATTTGTTATTGGCCCACTGAATACTAACTGTTATGTAGTATATGAAGATAAAGAGGCCATAATAATTGATGTTGGTGGCGATCCGACACCAATAATAAACTTTCTTGATGATGAATTGATTAGACCAAAGTTGATATTAGCAACACATGGTCATTTTGATCACGTCTTAGGTGTAAGTATTCTTAAGAAAAAATATTCTATACCATTTATGATACATTCAAAAGACGTGACCTTTCTTAGGAATATTAAAGGAATAGTTAAAAATTTAATAGAAATGTATGACGTTAGAAGTGTTTTAAGCACATTAGATTATGTTGAGGATCCTAGACCTGATAGCACCTTTAGAGAGGGATCCATTATTAGTGTGGGAAAGATTTCGTTAAAAGTATTAGAAACACCAGGACATACTCTGGGTAGTTCATGTTTTCTTAGTTATAATACATTGTTTAGTGGCGATACGTTATTTAAGGGTTCCATAGGTAGAATGGACTTCGGTGGTGATGTAAATCTTATGAAAATAAGCTTAAAAAAATTGAAGAAGTTACCAGATAATTTTATTGTATATCCAGGGCATGGTCCTGTTACTACCTTAGGTTATGAAAAAACAACGAATCAGTTTTTGATTAACCCAGACATGCTCTAA
- a CDS encoding DUF1028 domain-containing protein produces the protein MKVINMPSLINNNVNLLRIMATFSIVAADPEMGDLGVAVASKFIAVGHVVPWVKIKIGAVATQALANVKYGPTALRYLSRGLSPSDVIKKLIEKDPKREHRQIGVVNMKGEAAAYTGSQCLSWAGHIVGNGYAVQGNILAGESVIQSMASAFEKTSGELVDKLLVSLEAGEKAGGDKRGKQSAAIIVMRECGGYGGCKEGVGRYVDIRVDDHPEPVSELRRIFKLWDLTLLSREPPSAVYEWDHVWDKIAIALVKLGYLKTMPKSSKSIKLKKAFERWVGENNFENKLRKDGKVWISIYEQLINAAQNIQ, from the coding sequence ATGAAAGTTATTAACATGCCCTCTCTTATTAACAACAACGTAAACTTATTAAGAATAATGGCAACTTTTTCGATAGTTGCGGCTGATCCTGAGATGGGAGATTTAGGTGTAGCTGTCGCATCGAAATTTATCGCAGTAGGACATGTTGTTCCGTGGGTGAAGATTAAAATAGGAGCTGTAGCAACTCAAGCATTGGCTAATGTTAAGTATGGTCCTACTGCATTAAGATATTTATCGCGAGGTTTATCACCATCTGATGTGATAAAAAAGCTTATTGAGAAAGATCCAAAACGAGAACATAGACAAATCGGCGTAGTTAATATGAAAGGAGAAGCAGCGGCTTATACTGGTTCGCAATGTCTTTCTTGGGCGGGGCATATTGTCGGTAATGGATATGCAGTTCAAGGTAACATATTAGCTGGTGAAAGTGTTATACAATCTATGGCTAGTGCATTTGAAAAAACGTCCGGAGAGTTAGTTGACAAATTATTAGTATCTCTAGAAGCTGGTGAAAAGGCCGGCGGTGATAAGAGAGGTAAACAGTCAGCAGCTATAATAGTAATGAGGGAATGTGGAGGATACGGTGGTTGTAAGGAAGGCGTCGGAAGGTATGTAGACATCAGGGTAGATGATCATCCTGAGCCAGTTTCAGAGTTACGAAGGATATTTAAGTTATGGGATTTAACACTGTTATCAAGAGAACCCCCATCAGCTGTATATGAATGGGACCATGTGTGGGATAAAATTGCTATCGCATTAGTAAAACTTGGATACTTAAAAACTATGCCGAAAAGTTCAAAGAGTATAAAATTAAAGAAAGCTTTTGAAAGATGGGTGGGAGAGAATAACTTTGAAAATAAACTTAGAAAAGATGGAAAGGTCTGGATCTCAATCTATGAACAATTAATAAATGCAGCGCAGAATATTCAATAG
- the coaBC gene encoding bifunctional phosphopantothenoylcysteine decarboxylase/phosphopantothenate--cysteine ligase CoaBC, protein MKYSDKELIRGSKGNELLNRKITLCITGSVSAYRSIDVARELIRFGADVYVIMSHSATEIVHPYVFEWATGNPVVTELTGGIEHVALGDKTDLVLIAPCTANTLAKIASGISDTPVTATASVALGSQTPIVIAPAMHGPMYKNKAIVNAIERLKSMGVIIIEPKMEENKAKFPDTDDVVFNVINVLYPKDLKGMNFLVTAGATIEYIDPVRIITNKSSGKMGVQIAEEAYLRGANVTLILGRSTVKPRRGIRVIDAETTEDMLNAVLNELKHSNYQVFIAAGAPADFKAKNPSPVKINSRSGNIHLELESTPKIVEYVRKMNDKILLVTFKAEYNVSNEVLIKEAEKYLNLVNADLVIANDVGRSGVGFGTDTNEVFIVGKKGLIMHIPLSSKRIIAQQIINVVKSMLEVE, encoded by the coding sequence ATGAAATATTCTGATAAGGAGTTGATCAGAGGTTCTAAGGGTAATGAATTGTTAAATAGAAAAATAACCTTGTGTATTACTGGTAGTGTATCAGCTTATAGGAGTATTGATGTTGCCAGGGAATTGATCAGGTTTGGAGCTGATGTTTATGTAATAATGTCTCATTCTGCAACGGAAATTGTTCATCCATATGTTTTTGAGTGGGCAACGGGTAACCCTGTAGTGACTGAGCTTACTGGTGGCATTGAGCATGTAGCTCTTGGAGACAAGACTGATTTAGTATTAATAGCACCTTGTACCGCTAATACATTGGCTAAAATTGCCTCCGGCATTTCTGACACACCAGTCACTGCTACAGCATCAGTCGCCCTGGGTTCTCAGACACCCATAGTTATTGCACCAGCAATGCATGGACCTATGTACAAGAATAAAGCTATAGTCAACGCGATTGAACGTTTAAAGTCCATGGGTGTAATCATCATAGAACCAAAAATGGAAGAAAACAAGGCAAAATTTCCTGATACTGATGATGTTGTGTTTAATGTTATTAATGTTTTATATCCAAAGGATTTGAAAGGTATGAATTTTTTAGTAACTGCGGGAGCTACTATTGAATACATCGATCCTGTGAGAATTATAACAAACAAGAGCAGCGGTAAGATGGGTGTTCAGATTGCTGAAGAAGCTTATTTAAGAGGGGCAAACGTAACGCTAATACTAGGTCGTTCCACTGTAAAGCCAAGGCGTGGAATACGAGTAATTGATGCAGAAACTACTGAGGACATGCTTAATGCTGTACTAAATGAACTAAAACATTCTAATTATCAAGTTTTCATCGCTGCTGGAGCACCAGCTGATTTTAAAGCAAAAAATCCAAGCCCTGTTAAGATAAATTCCAGATCCGGCAATATACATCTAGAACTTGAATCAACACCAAAAATAGTTGAATACGTAAGAAAGATGAACGACAAAATACTATTGGTGACGTTTAAAGCTGAGTATAATGTTTCAAATGAAGTCCTCATAAAGGAAGCAGAGAAGTATCTTAATTTGGTTAATGCGGATTTAGTTATTGCTAATGACGTTGGACGTTCTGGTGTAGGATTTGGAACCGATACTAATGAAGTCTTTATAGTAGGCAAGAAAGGCTTAATAATGCATATACCACTCTCATCTAAAAGAATCATTGCGCAACAGATTATTAATGTAGTGAAGAGCATGTTAGAGGTTGAGTAG
- a CDS encoding carcinine hydrolase/isopenicillin-N N-acyltransferase family protein: MCTIIGVIDPNSLIKVIFMVNRDKPVDKPFTGEDLRIMDEKIVGVYDYRSKGIASGFSLKSGVYGAVANILGYMTENSRGVLLYKALAYSTTLKDAINILYDEAKTGKYSAAVYVLGDENNLVKIENFKENISIKRSNKLMIATNFLESLDSNYYAKDSIERMNIALDYLSVKNEYTLNDFLILAKYHGKTASICRHGNKGQTLSSTIYIMDKNKKLFVKYAKGNPCTIPHKEFMFSIKD; the protein is encoded by the coding sequence ATGTGCACGATAATAGGTGTCATAGATCCTAATTCATTAATAAAAGTTATTTTTATGGTTAATAGAGATAAACCAGTAGATAAACCTTTCACAGGCGAAGATTTGCGTATTATGGATGAGAAAATTGTAGGAGTCTATGATTATCGATCAAAAGGGATAGCCAGCGGATTCTCTTTAAAGTCTGGAGTATATGGGGCAGTTGCCAATATTTTAGGATACATGACCGAAAATTCGAGGGGAGTACTCCTATATAAAGCTCTAGCTTATAGTACAACATTAAAAGATGCCATCAATATTCTTTATGATGAAGCTAAGACTGGAAAATATAGTGCAGCAGTTTATGTACTTGGAGATGAGAATAACCTTGTCAAAATAGAGAACTTTAAAGAAAATATTAGCATAAAACGATCTAACAAACTCATGATAGCCACTAATTTTCTAGAATCTCTTGACTCTAATTATTATGCAAAAGACTCAATAGAACGGATGAATATTGCTTTAGATTATTTGTCAGTAAAAAATGAATATACATTAAATGACTTTTTAATACTCGCAAAATACCATGGAAAAACAGCATCAATATGCAGGCATGGTAACAAAGGACAAACACTTTCAAGCACAATCTACATCATGGATAAAAATAAAAAATTATTTGTAAAATATGCTAAAGGAAATCCTTGCACGATTCCTCACAAAGAATTTATGTTCTCAATCAAAGATTGA
- a CDS encoding 2-isopropylmalate synthase: MNSETTTLEFFKNVFPHHSPPILTYETFDPIRNKIFLTDTTLRDGQQGWRTLTVEESLEIYEILHKLSGKKGIIQTIELFPYTSKDQTVISKIISKGYEYPKPIGWIRANSDDVELLLQTGLKTTVMLCSISDYHIYYKLGISRERATERYLSVISKALSKGISLKIALEDVTRADVKRVVIPFIRKVKELSEEYSLPIIIKLADTLGVGVPFSEVPLPRSIPQLIRTIINETPISGTYLEFHGHNDFHLVVANHISAWLNGAMYSNCTLFGIGERAGNCPLEAMLIVYKELFGTNADIDLTPINEAAQLFRKLGLNIPDHYPLVGENAFRTMAGIHIDGLLKNPEVYLPFDSEKVLGIKPKIAINPYSGRAGIIYWITNSLNIHYDHIKNDERINMIYSEILQMFNNGRKHSLSDTEMRQLIFKYMPELFEKAQSKMHNQKFSH; this comes from the coding sequence ATGAACTCAGAAACTACAACACTAGAGTTTTTTAAGAATGTTTTCCCACATCATTCCCCTCCAATTTTAACTTATGAAACATTTGATCCTATTAGGAATAAGATCTTTTTAACTGATACTACTTTAAGAGATGGACAGCAGGGTTGGAGAACGTTAACTGTTGAAGAATCACTGGAAATCTATGAAATACTTCATAAACTTTCTGGAAAAAAAGGTATTATCCAAACTATTGAATTATTTCCATACACTTCGAAAGATCAAACCGTAATAAGTAAAATAATATCAAAAGGTTATGAATACCCCAAACCAATCGGATGGATAAGAGCAAACAGTGATGATGTGGAGCTCCTTTTACAGACTGGATTAAAGACAACAGTAATGTTATGTTCCATCTCCGATTACCATATTTATTACAAATTAGGAATAAGCAGAGAAAGGGCCACGGAAAGATATTTATCGGTGATCTCAAAGGCTCTGTCTAAAGGCATCTCTTTAAAAATTGCTCTTGAAGATGTTACTAGAGCTGATGTTAAGCGTGTGGTTATACCGTTTATTAGAAAAGTCAAGGAATTATCAGAAGAATACTCACTTCCAATTATTATAAAGTTAGCAGACACTCTAGGTGTTGGAGTACCATTTTCCGAAGTACCATTACCAAGAAGTATTCCTCAGCTTATCAGAACTATAATAAACGAGACACCTATAAGCGGAACGTATTTAGAATTCCATGGCCACAATGACTTTCATTTAGTTGTAGCTAATCATATTTCTGCATGGCTAAATGGTGCTATGTACTCAAACTGTACACTTTTTGGGATAGGTGAGAGGGCTGGGAATTGTCCATTAGAAGCAATGCTTATAGTGTACAAAGAATTATTTGGCACTAACGCTGATATAGACTTAACACCTATAAACGAGGCAGCACAGCTTTTTAGAAAGTTAGGTCTAAACATACCAGACCATTATCCTTTGGTCGGTGAGAATGCTTTCAGAACAATGGCAGGTATTCACATAGATGGATTACTTAAAAACCCAGAAGTCTATTTACCATTTGATTCTGAGAAAGTGCTAGGAATAAAACCAAAGATCGCAATCAACCCCTACTCAGGAAGAGCTGGAATAATATACTGGATTACTAACAGCCTCAATATACATTATGATCATATAAAGAATGATGAAAGAATCAACATGATCTACTCCGAAATCCTACAAATGTTCAACAACGGCAGAAAACACTCACTCTCAGATACCGAAATGCGCCAACTAATCTTTAAATACATGCCAGAACTTTTCGAAAAAGCACAATCAAAAATGCATAATCAAAAATTTTCACATTAA
- a CDS encoding isocitrate/isopropylmalate dehydrogenase family protein, with translation MKYKIGVIYGDGIGPEVISSALKLLNELNFNAEYIEIKAGLNFYKISGKPIEDSAFEKLKECDAILKGPIATLPESSYPSITVMLRKHFDLYINFRPFINIINNKFPYFNLIIFRENTEGLYSGAEWKSNDLAITLKITSRKATERIVKYALNYAMKNNRKRITVVHKATVIKETDGLFREIFFNEAKKYSSIKADEILVDSAAYQLVKNPEEFDIIVTLNLYGDILSDLVAGLIGSLGLCGSANIGDEYALFEPVHGTALDIAGKGIANPIGAILASSYLLDWLGEKKNDQKLKTLSKAIEKAVITTLKSNNLTKDLGGNLNTNEITEIIITNTKNILKTDSTLTS, from the coding sequence ATGAAGTATAAAATAGGTGTCATATATGGTGATGGAATAGGCCCCGAGGTTATCTCCTCAGCCTTAAAACTTCTAAATGAACTCAATTTTAATGCAGAGTATATAGAAATAAAAGCTGGGCTTAATTTCTATAAAATAAGCGGGAAACCTATCGAAGATTCTGCCTTCGAAAAACTTAAAGAATGCGATGCAATACTCAAAGGACCAATAGCCACATTACCTGAAAGTTCCTACCCAAGCATCACAGTCATGTTAAGAAAACATTTTGATCTGTACATAAACTTCAGACCATTCATAAACATAATTAACAACAAATTTCCGTACTTTAATCTAATTATATTCAGAGAAAACACGGAAGGCCTATACTCCGGTGCTGAATGGAAATCAAACGACCTAGCCATCACACTCAAAATAACTTCAAGAAAAGCTACCGAAAGAATAGTCAAATATGCCTTAAATTATGCTATGAAAAATAACAGAAAAAGAATAACAGTCGTTCATAAAGCAACAGTAATAAAAGAAACAGATGGCTTATTCAGAGAGATATTTTTCAATGAAGCAAAAAAGTACAGTTCAATAAAAGCCGATGAAATTTTAGTCGATTCAGCTGCTTACCAACTAGTAAAAAATCCTGAGGAATTTGACATTATAGTAACACTAAACTTATACGGAGACATCCTTTCCGACCTAGTTGCGGGTCTGATTGGCAGCTTGGGACTATGCGGATCCGCAAATATAGGCGATGAATATGCACTTTTTGAGCCAGTGCATGGTACAGCATTAGACATTGCAGGTAAAGGAATCGCTAACCCAATAGGTGCAATTCTTGCCTCCTCATACTTACTAGATTGGTTAGGCGAAAAGAAAAATGATCAAAAACTAAAAACATTAAGCAAAGCAATAGAAAAAGCAGTAATCACAACATTAAAATCAAATAACCTCACTAAAGACCTTGGTGGCAATTTAAACACAAACGAGATAACAGAAATCATAATTACCAATACAAAAAATATATTAAAAACAGATAGCACGCTCACCTCTTAA
- the gapN gene encoding NADP-dependent glyceraldehyde-3-phosphate dehydrogenase, whose product MLKLLSDVFNDIYKVDPDGIIRFKVFLAGKWVESDKWFNVKSPIDLSVISRVSIPVTTDIDESLEILYKYGRWDIRNMPGYKRLDALYKTAELLEKYSEDFVNALIINAGKTVQSAKAEVAASIDRLKHSNLDLRKIAGDYIPGDWIDETIETEGIVRREPVGVVLAITPFNYPLFDTVNKLSYSILVGNAFVVKPASADPIPTILLFRILELAGVPKRSLALFTIPGSEMDRIVSDARISAISLTGSSETGTRVLKSAGIKQFIMELGGGDAAIVLSDADLKWTSQRVARGVYSYTGQRCDAIKIILVENSVYEELKQLLADELKNVKVGDPRENVDMGPLIDVETADEMMKAIDDAVLKGGKVLAGGKRLGPTYVEPTLIEVPRDKVEDMMLFKKEIFAPIALITSVKNFKEAAELSNKRLYGLDASIFGKDIVKIRYLIRHLEVGAIYINDYPRHGIGYYPFGGRKISGIGREGIGYSIEYTTAYKTIVYNYKGKGIWEYL is encoded by the coding sequence ATTTTGAAATTGTTGTCTGATGTATTTAATGATATTTATAAGGTCGATCCCGATGGTATTATAAGGTTTAAGGTTTTCTTGGCTGGTAAGTGGGTTGAAAGTGATAAATGGTTTAATGTGAAATCGCCCATTGATTTAAGTGTCATATCTAGGGTTTCAATACCAGTAACAACTGATATAGATGAGTCTCTTGAAATTCTTTATAAGTATGGTAGATGGGATATAAGAAATATGCCTGGTTATAAAAGGTTAGATGCTCTTTACAAAACAGCAGAGCTTCTTGAAAAATATTCAGAGGATTTTGTTAACGCATTAATAATTAATGCTGGGAAGACTGTCCAGAGCGCCAAGGCGGAAGTTGCTGCATCTATAGATAGATTAAAGCATTCGAACCTCGATCTGAGAAAAATTGCAGGTGATTATATACCTGGTGATTGGATTGATGAGACTATTGAAACAGAAGGAATCGTTAGAAGAGAACCTGTTGGCGTAGTTTTAGCGATAACACCTTTTAATTATCCTCTCTTTGATACTGTTAATAAACTTTCTTACTCAATATTAGTGGGTAATGCTTTTGTTGTCAAACCCGCTTCGGCTGATCCAATACCAACAATTCTTTTATTTAGAATTTTAGAGTTAGCTGGAGTTCCTAAAAGATCATTAGCACTTTTTACGATCCCTGGAAGCGAGATGGATAGAATTGTTTCAGATGCGAGAATATCAGCAATAAGCCTCACAGGTAGTTCAGAAACAGGTACAAGAGTATTAAAATCAGCCGGAATCAAACAATTTATAATGGAGTTAGGTGGTGGAGACGCAGCTATTGTGCTTTCGGATGCGGACCTTAAATGGACATCCCAAAGGGTTGCCAGAGGAGTGTACAGTTATACCGGACAAAGATGTGATGCTATAAAAATTATCCTAGTTGAAAACTCAGTCTATGAAGAACTCAAACAGTTACTCGCTGATGAACTTAAAAACGTTAAAGTAGGAGATCCTAGAGAAAACGTCGACATGGGACCTTTAATAGACGTTGAGACAGCTGACGAAATGATGAAAGCAATTGACGATGCTGTTTTAAAAGGTGGCAAAGTATTAGCGGGCGGTAAAAGATTGGGACCTACATACGTTGAACCAACGCTCATAGAAGTTCCCAGAGATAAAGTTGAGGATATGATGCTCTTTAAAAAAGAAATTTTTGCTCCAATAGCATTAATAACTAGTGTAAAAAACTTTAAAGAAGCGGCAGAGCTAAGTAATAAAAGGCTCTATGGACTTGATGCGTCAATATTCGGAAAAGATATAGTAAAGATAAGGTACCTAATCAGACATCTTGAAGTAGGAGCAATATACATCAACGATTACCCCAGACATGGTATAGGATATTACCCATTCGGTGGACGAAAAATTTCTGGAATAGGAAGAGAAGGAATAGGCTACTCAATAGAATACACAACAGCCTACAAAACAATAGTTTACAATTATAAAGGAAAGGGAATCTGGGAATATCTGTAA
- a CDS encoding dual specificity protein phosphatase family protein yields MSISWIVDKKLAAGSIPENIDDLDKWVEMGIRAVMILIEPNEATHLGGMSNYLKELEKRRLEFVTIPIPDFTAPTLETCIQAVKWINEKIKEKMPVLVHCKGGLGRTGTIVACYLISQGMSDEEAINYVRNKRPGSISMQEQIKALRQFYKFIKHKNT; encoded by the coding sequence ATGAGCATCTCATGGATTGTCGATAAGAAATTGGCTGCAGGTAGTATACCTGAAAACATTGATGATCTTGATAAATGGGTAGAGATGGGCATAAGAGCAGTCATGATTTTGATCGAACCAAATGAAGCAACACACTTGGGCGGTATGAGTAATTATTTGAAAGAATTAGAAAAGAGACGTCTTGAATTTGTTACAATACCAATTCCTGATTTCACAGCACCGACTCTAGAGACATGTATACAAGCAGTAAAATGGATCAATGAAAAAATAAAAGAAAAGATGCCAGTCCTAGTTCATTGTAAAGGCGGACTAGGACGAACAGGAACTATAGTAGCTTGTTACCTAATTTCACAGGGCATGAGCGATGAAGAAGCCATAAATTACGTAAGAAATAAACGTCCAGGAAGTATTAGCATGCAAGAACAAATAAAAGCTCTAAGACAATTTTATAAATTTATAAAACACAAAAACACTTAA
- a CDS encoding acyl-CoA thioesterase — protein MVRIKETEVIVTQYVFPEYANPLGNLYGGRMMHWITMAGTLTASKVAKGFTVLASMDSIYFLNPVKVGHTVIITGRVEYIGRSSMEVSVDVDVEDHIKGTRMSATKAYMAFVSVDPEGKPRPVPVSLEPSDDEHEIYEKAIARRNARIPRILKRKEQALNISDIGNLTWKLKSIRAVMPEDALQGNIMFVGKLFMYIDEIAGILATKFAKGIVVTGSLDNMEFYSPIRIGDVLTLEAGVTCVWNTSMEIKVKILTESIIHNYIRHVGTAYMTFVHLDEHGNPSALPRYQPQTEDEKRSCEDATKRRIKRIADLKMIKNY, from the coding sequence ATGGTTAGGATTAAGGAAACAGAGGTCATTGTAACACAATACGTATTTCCAGAATATGCTAATCCACTTGGTAATCTTTATGGTGGTAGAATGATGCATTGGATAACAATGGCCGGAACATTAACAGCATCAAAAGTTGCGAAGGGATTCACAGTGTTAGCTTCAATGGACAGCATATATTTCTTAAACCCTGTTAAGGTGGGTCATACAGTTATTATTACTGGACGTGTAGAATACATTGGAAGAAGTTCAATGGAGGTCAGTGTTGATGTTGACGTTGAAGATCATATAAAAGGAACGCGCATGTCCGCCACAAAGGCTTACATGGCGTTTGTATCTGTAGATCCTGAAGGAAAACCACGTCCGGTACCAGTTTCATTAGAACCATCTGATGACGAACATGAAATTTACGAAAAAGCAATTGCAAGAAGAAATGCTAGAATACCAAGAATTCTAAAGAGAAAAGAACAAGCGTTAAACATCAGTGATATAGGTAATTTAACATGGAAACTAAAATCGATACGCGCTGTCATGCCTGAAGACGCATTACAAGGCAACATAATGTTCGTAGGGAAACTTTTTATGTATATTGATGAAATTGCAGGCATTTTGGCTACAAAATTCGCTAAAGGTATTGTTGTAACTGGTTCCCTTGATAACATGGAATTCTATTCACCAATAAGAATTGGTGATGTGCTTACATTAGAAGCCGGTGTCACCTGTGTCTGGAATACTTCTATGGAAATTAAAGTAAAAATACTAACTGAATCAATAATTCATAACTACATCAGACATGTAGGTACAGCTTACATGACATTTGTCCACCTCGATGAACATGGAAACCCATCAGCCCTACCTAGATATCAACCACAGACTGAAGACGAAAAACGTTCATGCGAAGATGCAACAAAACGAAGAATAAAAAGAATTGCAGATCTAAAAATGATTAAAAATTATTAA